A window of the Candidatus Nitrosotalea okcheonensis genome harbors these coding sequences:
- a CDS encoding archaellin/type IV pilin N-terminal domain-containing protein, which produces MQRRGISEIYSTVLMFTVALAIAGVVMVSSSDQFDNQQQSAYQMLDSSQKRMSESISLVAGRNTGTGSEVEIVNFGLENINLDRVMVDAVLQQSYAMTFINGTQTKFLPVNEPVIISTGTSGSRMQIVTTHGSVFEFPLE; this is translated from the coding sequence ATGCAACGAAGGGGCATATCAGAGATATACTCTACAGTTCTGATGTTTACAGTAGCTCTTGCTATTGCGGGAGTTGTAATGGTATCATCATCTGACCAATTTGACAATCAGCAACAAAGTGCTTACCAAATGCTAGACTCGTCCCAAAAGAGAATGTCCGAGAGCATATCACTTGTGGCAGGAAGGAACACAGGAACGGGATCAGAGGTAGAAATAGTAAATTTTGGCCTTGAAAATATTAATTTAGACAGGGTAATGGTGGACGCAGTATTGCAACAATCCTATGCAATGACATTTATCAATGGTACGCAAACCAAATTTTTGCCAGTAAATGAACCTGTGATAATATCAACTGGCACGTCAGGCTCTAGGATGCAGATTGTTACAACACATGGTTCAGTCTTTGAATTTCCACTGGAATAA
- a CDS encoding universal stress protein has product MAKYQVRKILVPMDGSKNSFRGLDTAIYLARQCGATLTGLFVMPIYPQSFMPITYDKKYLTKAAKEFMDNAKKRAAQNGIVFVGKTTIGKESSEIIDFAARNKFDIIVIGARGLGSVKEAFLGSVSHAVVHKSKIPVLVVK; this is encoded by the coding sequence ATGGCAAAATACCAAGTCAGGAAGATTCTAGTTCCCATGGATGGATCAAAAAACTCGTTTAGAGGGCTGGATACTGCAATATATCTTGCAAGACAGTGTGGGGCTACACTTACAGGACTGTTTGTCATGCCAATATATCCACAATCGTTTATGCCGATAACATATGATAAGAAATACCTTACAAAGGCTGCCAAGGAATTCATGGACAATGCAAAAAAACGCGCTGCTCAAAACGGCATAGTCTTTGTTGGAAAAACCACAATTGGAAAAGAATCGTCTGAGATAATTGATTTTGCTGCAAGAAACAAATTTGATATCATAGTGATAGGGGCAAGAGGCCTTGGCAGTGTAAAAGAAGCCTTTCTTGGCAGCGTATCTCATGCAGTAGTTCACAAATCAAAGATTCCCGTACTAGTAGTAAAATAA
- the arsM gene encoding arsenite methyltransferase, with product MDDIIKEKVKERYGKIALTGNSDCCCMPGECSTDDSLIDASKIIGYDRDELRSIPEAAILGVGCGTPIKFANLKDGETVVDLGSGAGIDAFLSANKVSKSGQVIGIDMTDEMLDKARKNAKEGNYTNVEFRKGDIEKNIPVDDNIVDAVISNCVINLTTDKTSAFRQVHRILKQGGRMVISDLVTDREIEQGQINTEQWCSCIDGALTRENYIQSIKKAGFVNVDVLEERPYMEGEKVNGRKISSLVIRAIK from the coding sequence ATGGATGATATCATCAAAGAAAAGGTAAAAGAAAGATACGGAAAGATCGCACTGACTGGTAATTCTGACTGTTGCTGCATGCCCGGAGAATGCAGCACTGACGATTCCCTGATTGATGCAAGCAAGATAATTGGATATGACCGGGATGAATTAAGATCAATTCCAGAAGCGGCGATTCTGGGTGTGGGATGTGGTACCCCAATAAAATTTGCCAATCTAAAAGATGGAGAAACTGTCGTGGATCTTGGTTCTGGTGCTGGAATAGATGCATTCCTGTCTGCAAACAAGGTCTCAAAATCTGGGCAAGTAATTGGAATTGACATGACAGATGAAATGCTAGACAAGGCAAGAAAAAATGCAAAAGAAGGCAATTACACTAACGTAGAATTTCGAAAGGGGGACATTGAAAAGAACATTCCAGTAGATGACAATATAGTTGATGCAGTTATCAGCAATTGTGTCATCAATCTTACCACCGACAAGACAAGCGCATTTAGGCAAGTTCATAGAATATTGAAGCAAGGCGGAAGGATGGTAATCTCTGATCTTGTAACTGACAGAGAGATTGAACAGGGTCAGATCAATACGGAACAATGGTGTAGTTGCATAGATGGTGCACTGACAAGGGAGAATTATATTCAAAGTATCAAAAAAGCTGGTTTTGTGAATGTCGATGTTTTAGAAGAGAGACCATACATGGAAGGAGAGAAGGTAAATGGCAGAAAAATATCTAGTCTTGTCATCCGAGCAATAAAGTGA
- a CDS encoding MIP/aquaporin family protein: MNLTSKLSSNQKIFFAEIIGTFVVVACATGSVVLHAKSGGTIGTWFEAFAPFVGVCLMVYTFGKISRAHFNPAVTISYFITKHITKTHLPIYFGAESIGAFLGIIFVKNVIGTEAYLGVNTPNYSFPIWMIFGVEVLATALLMAVIMLVVHTNGLRGFSGIAIGGMIGLDIFFFAFISGASMNPIRSLAPAVFSGVFDNLWLYWTATFVGTSIVGFVYKRKFVNRRSA; this comes from the coding sequence TTGAATCTAACTAGCAAATTATCTTCTAATCAAAAGATATTTTTTGCCGAAATCATTGGTACGTTCGTCGTGGTAGCTTGTGCCACAGGATCAGTTGTATTGCATGCAAAATCCGGTGGAACCATAGGCACATGGTTTGAGGCGTTTGCTCCCTTTGTCGGGGTTTGTCTGATGGTGTATACATTTGGCAAGATCTCACGCGCACATTTCAATCCAGCAGTTACTATATCGTATTTTATAACAAAACACATTACAAAAACACATCTGCCCATCTATTTTGGAGCAGAATCTATTGGTGCATTTTTAGGAATAATCTTTGTCAAGAATGTCATAGGAACAGAAGCATACCTTGGAGTCAATACCCCAAACTATTCATTTCCAATATGGATGATTTTTGGGGTAGAGGTATTGGCAACAGCACTCTTGATGGCAGTAATCATGCTAGTTGTTCACACAAACGGACTGAGAGGTTTTAGCGGAATTGCAATTGGAGGAATGATAGGACTTGATATTTTCTTTTTTGCGTTTATCTCTGGGGCATCAATGAATCCAATCCGTTCCCTTGCACCTGCTGTTTTTTCAGGAGTTTTTGACAACCTGTGGTTATACTGGACTGCAACTTTTGTAGGAACATCGATTGTTGGATTTGTATACAAAAGAAAATTTGTGAACAGGCGATCTGCCTAA
- a CDS encoding winged helix-turn-helix transcriptional regulator gives METKRKSLPIIKDSCSFEGYDALSLMSETAKLRKIITKRGTLEILIPLCCTTEPVRYKQFRQALKGISSRTLAIRLKELEKSGVLERLSYNEIPPRVEYKLTGKGQELVESMINLLQWMKKWSKTR, from the coding sequence GTGGAAACTAAAAGAAAGTCTCTTCCAATTATCAAAGACAGTTGTAGTTTTGAGGGGTATGATGCGTTGTCTTTAATGTCGGAGACTGCAAAACTAAGAAAGATAATCACCAAGAGAGGCACACTTGAGATTTTAATTCCTTTATGTTGTACCACTGAACCTGTAAGATACAAGCAATTCAGACAAGCCCTGAAGGGAATAAGCAGTAGAACTTTGGCAATTAGATTAAAAGAATTGGAAAAAAGTGGAGTATTGGAAAGATTATCGTATAACGAGATTCCACCTAGAGTAGAATACAAATTAACTGGCAAAGGACAGGAGCTTGTGGAATCAATGATTAATCTTTTGCAGTGGATGAAGAAATGGTCTAAAACCAGATGA
- a CDS encoding patatin-like phospholipase family protein yields the protein MVKKIETVFVLQGGGALGAYECGVYKAMSRHKIKLDIITATSIGSVNAAIMTGSKNDEPAKALEDFWLSLADTVTSSHLPDKARAVASVTHASIWGNKAFTPRWLSPNVSDSNNSPYIYDNTRLRNKINEYVDFERIRRPASPRIIITCTDIQNGKPTIFDSKYDNITVDHILASAGYPYYGIQWTKVSGRYLWDGTLLSNTPLIDAINASPDSDKNVYLVDLFPHVQEELPKNMEEVWHRARDIMFFDKIEHTLRVSNMLKRYLELLGDMHKITTNYLDSGKADDNMKQKILEMEKTYHKLTVERGGIIRDIVRVERKEDAPYLFEDSDFSLATIKKLIRNGENDANKAIDLHLKN from the coding sequence AAATCGAAACTGTTTTTGTATTGCAAGGTGGAGGTGCCCTAGGAGCATACGAGTGTGGCGTATACAAGGCAATGTCTAGGCATAAAATAAAACTTGACATAATTACTGCTACATCAATTGGTAGCGTTAACGCTGCAATTATGACAGGTTCCAAGAATGACGAGCCTGCAAAAGCACTAGAAGATTTTTGGTTAAGTCTGGCAGACACTGTTACCTCATCACACTTGCCTGACAAAGCCCGTGCCGTTGCTTCTGTAACACATGCATCAATCTGGGGAAATAAAGCATTTACACCAAGATGGCTCAGTCCAAATGTATCAGATTCAAATAACTCTCCATATATCTATGATAATACACGGCTTCGAAACAAAATAAACGAGTATGTTGATTTTGAAAGGATACGAAGACCTGCCAGTCCTAGAATAATTATTACTTGTACTGATATACAAAATGGAAAACCAACAATTTTTGATAGCAAATATGATAACATTACTGTGGATCACATACTTGCTAGCGCAGGATATCCTTACTATGGAATACAATGGACAAAAGTAAGCGGAAGATATCTGTGGGATGGTACACTGTTGAGTAACACGCCCCTAATTGACGCCATAAACGCCTCACCTGATTCGGACAAAAACGTGTACCTTGTGGATCTTTTTCCGCATGTGCAAGAGGAGCTTCCAAAAAACATGGAAGAAGTCTGGCACAGGGCAAGAGACATCATGTTCTTTGACAAGATCGAGCATACACTCAGAGTTTCAAATATGCTCAAACGATACCTTGAGCTCTTAGGTGACATGCATAAAATAACGACAAATTATCTGGATTCTGGAAAAGCAGATGATAATATGAAACAGAAAATATTGGAGATGGAGAAAACATATCACAAATTGACAGTTGAGAGGGGTGGAATAATAAGGGACATAGTACGTGTTGAAAGGAAAGAAGATGCGCCGTATCTGTTTGAAGATTCTGATTTTTCTCTTGCTACAATAAAAAAACTGATACGTAACGGAGAAAATGATGCTAACAAAGCAATAGACTTGCATCTAAAGAATTGA
- a CDS encoding arsenate reductase ArsC: protein MKFFEKHKEGKKILFVCVENAGRSQMAEGFLRKHAPDGWIPVSAGSRPTPGLNPVAVEAMKEVGIDISKQKPKELSEELVRSSFLKVSMGCIDQAECPAVFLGNYQDWGIEDPKGKPIEKVREIRNEIEKKVKELVTTLESN from the coding sequence ATGAAGTTCTTTGAGAAACACAAGGAAGGAAAAAAAATTCTCTTTGTATGTGTAGAGAATGCCGGGAGAAGTCAGATGGCAGAAGGCTTCCTTCGAAAACATGCTCCTGATGGATGGATTCCAGTCAGTGCAGGGTCAAGACCAACGCCAGGGCTTAATCCAGTTGCAGTAGAAGCAATGAAAGAAGTTGGTATAGATATTAGCAAACAGAAACCAAAGGAATTATCTGAGGAACTGGTTCGCTCCTCCTTTCTAAAGGTGAGCATGGGCTGCATAGACCAGGCAGAATGTCCTGCCGTGTTTCTTGGAAACTATCAAGACTGGGGCATTGAGGATCCCAAGGGAAAACCGATTGAAAAAGTGCGTGAAATAAGAAACGAGATAGAAAAAAAGGTAAAGGAACTTGTTACAACTCTTGAATCTAACTAG